From one Alphaproteobacteria bacterium CG11_big_fil_rev_8_21_14_0_20_39_49 genomic stretch:
- a CDS encoding mechanosensitive ion channel protein MscS, with protein MDMKAIFYKHWGEVVLWLRETVFISSFFVQLSVIIAAILIGLRAVRPLHGYFSKYYGNLTATHYIRRLGEKPVKYRITLFTILLFQLLSLLLMVSLNHPVPLILITTKLFSAWVLISLVLLVSGNSAFTRFFSFIVWAIAALSIVGILDSTIATLNAIEFSIGSIEINVFSIVTGVLTLIILIYGAGKLSKLLDSRIEHVTNLTPSARVLVKKVSKVFLLTLAFMIGLNSMGIDLTALAVFGGALGLGVGFGLQKVVSNLFSGFILLLDRSIKPGDVIQIDNTFGWVNSLGTRCVSILTRDGVEYLVPNEHLITETVTNWSYSSNKVRQKIPIGISYNADLRKAIELIVDVAKQHKRVLDDPTPVCRVIAFGDSSIELELRIWICDPIEGVMNIRSDILLGIWDVFKENNIEIPFPQRDVNLKPSDELRELIKDLK; from the coding sequence ATGGATATGAAGGCGATTTTTTATAAACATTGGGGTGAAGTTGTCTTATGGTTACGTGAAACGGTCTTTATATCCTCGTTTTTTGTACAGCTTAGCGTTATAATTGCCGCAATATTGATAGGCTTGAGAGCTGTCAGACCATTACACGGTTATTTCTCAAAATATTATGGAAACCTTACCGCCACCCACTATATCAGGAGGTTGGGTGAAAAACCGGTAAAATACCGGATTACCTTGTTCACTATATTACTTTTCCAGCTATTATCGCTGTTATTGATGGTGTCGTTAAATCACCCCGTTCCTTTGATACTGATAACGACAAAGCTTTTTAGTGCATGGGTGTTAATTAGTTTAGTGCTTTTGGTTAGCGGCAACTCGGCTTTTACAAGATTCTTTTCTTTTATAGTCTGGGCAATTGCCGCACTTAGCATTGTCGGAATATTAGATAGTACGATAGCTACTTTAAACGCTATCGAGTTTTCGATAGGCAGTATTGAAATCAATGTTTTTTCAATAGTCACAGGGGTTTTAACCCTTATCATCTTAATATATGGAGCCGGAAAACTTTCAAAACTACTGGACTCCAGAATTGAACATGTTACTAATTTAACACCTTCAGCCCGTGTTCTTGTCAAAAAGGTTAGTAAGGTATTCCTGTTAACACTGGCTTTTATGATAGGCTTGAATAGCATGGGAATAGACTTGACGGCATTGGCGGTATTTGGCGGTGCGTTAGGTCTTGGTGTGGGGTTCGGCTTACAGAAAGTTGTTTCAAATCTGTTCAGCGGCTTTATATTGCTATTAGACCGTTCAATAAAACCCGGTGATGTAATACAGATAGATAATACGTTCGGCTGGGTGAATTCGTTGGGGACTAGGTGTGTTTCTATACTAACAAGGGACGGAGTGGAATATCTTGTTCCAAATGAACATCTTATTACCGAAACAGTAACCAACTGGTCATATAGTAGTAATAAAGTAAGGCAGAAAATTCCTATCGGCATTTCTTATAATGCGGACTTACGCAAAGCTATAGAGTTAATAGTAGATGTAGCAAAGCAGCATAAGAGGGTTTTAGATGACCCTACACCTGTTTGCAGGGTTATAGCATTCGGGGATTCTTCTATAGAGCTTGAATTGCGTATATGGATATGCGACCCCATTGAGGGAGTGATGAACATAAGGAGTGACATTTTGCTCGGCATATGGGACGTATTTAAAGAAAATAACATTGAAATTCCTTTCCCGCAGCGTGATGTTAACCTCAAGCCGTCCGATGAGTTACGGGAATTGATAAAGGATTTAAAATAA
- a CDS encoding aminoacetone oxidase family FAD-binding enzyme, whose amino-acid sequence MNKEYDVIIVGAGAAGLMCAIEAGKRKLKVLLIEQAKSVGNKIRISGGGRCNFTNINASPANYISNNQRFCISALKSYTQHDFIALVEKYGIKYHEKTLGQLFCDTSSKQIIDMLLSECNNAGVNILLNNAVNDIVKENDKFQIKLKDGYIYSCRSLVIATGGPSIPKMGSSTWGHRVAEKFGHSIIELRAGLVPFIINDEELKKLAGISVGVIASCNNVRFKEAMLFTHRGLSGPAILQISSYHNQGDSIILNLYPDADLFEQLKTWRDISPKQDINNCLGKILPKRVVQYICTANNYKGSLAELPNKTLKQIADSIQKWEIIPDGTEGYRTAEVTIGGVNTDEMSSKTMESKKVSGLYFIGEVVDVTGHLGGYNFQWAWSSGYIAGQYV is encoded by the coding sequence ATTAACAAAGAATATGATGTAATAATAGTCGGAGCAGGTGCGGCCGGTTTGATGTGTGCTATTGAAGCGGGTAAAAGGAAGCTGAAAGTCCTGCTTATAGAACAGGCAAAGTCAGTCGGTAATAAGATACGCATCTCCGGTGGAGGTCGGTGTAACTTCACCAATATTAACGCAAGTCCGGCTAATTATATTTCAAATAATCAAAGATTTTGCATATCGGCACTAAAAAGTTATACGCAGCATGACTTTATTGCGTTAGTCGAAAAATACGGCATCAAATATCACGAAAAAACCCTAGGACAGCTTTTTTGCGACACATCATCAAAACAGATAATTGATATGTTGCTTAGCGAATGTAACAATGCAGGTGTAAATATCCTTCTTAACAATGCGGTGAATGACATTGTAAAAGAAAATGATAAGTTTCAAATAAAGCTAAAAGACGGCTATATTTATAGCTGCCGTTCATTGGTTATAGCAACCGGAGGACCTTCTATACCGAAAATGGGTTCTAGCACTTGGGGGCATAGGGTTGCCGAAAAATTCGGTCATTCGATTATTGAATTAAGAGCGGGTTTAGTCCCTTTTATAATAAATGACGAAGAGCTTAAAAAGCTGGCAGGAATATCTGTCGGGGTTATAGCATCATGCAATAATGTTCGCTTTAAGGAAGCTATGCTTTTTACTCATCGTGGGCTTAGCGGTCCTGCTATTTTGCAAATATCATCATACCATAATCAGGGTGACAGCATTATTTTAAATCTTTACCCCGATGCCGACCTTTTTGAACAGCTAAAAACATGGCGTGATATATCGCCAAAGCAGGATATAAACAACTGCCTTGGTAAAATATTACCCAAACGTGTTGTTCAGTATATTTGCACGGCAAATAATTACAAAGGTAGCTTAGCAGAGTTGCCCAATAAAACACTAAAACAAATTGCAGATTCTATACAAAAATGGGAAATAATACCCGATGGAACAGAGGGTTATAGAACGGCGGAAGTAACTATCGGCGGTGTTAATACTGACGAGATGTCATCTAAAACTATGGAGTCAAAAAAAGTAAGCGGACTATATTTTATAGGCGAAGTTGTAGATGTAACGGGGCATCTTGGAGGATATAATTTTCAATGGGCATGGTCATCGGGATATATAGCCGGACAATATGTTTAA
- a CDS encoding DNA replication/repair protein RecF, with protein sequence MSVVADTPLITDNIQAQAFYASSIKLGNYRNYKDLSLKLGASPVVLTGANGSGKTNILEAISLLSPGKGFRKIKLNDADMIQGGKTVLPWSISAVVNKGFEEFQIGTGRELVTDSKRIVKIDGDIVKNQAELTSIFSVMWLTPQMDGLFIGSSSDRRKFLDRLVYNFDPEHASRIYSYEYTMRERAKIIQQPSYDPSWVSVLEEKMAQRAVSIAAARIDTVEHIQAVINEFKTAFPKADIDVQGGVERIMLENSALQAEEILKKQLYESRAMDSRTGRTSVGTHRSDFIAFHNEKCMPAASCSTGEQKALLLSIILAEARAKALWKGSVPVLLLDEVVAHLDEKRRASLFEEIFSMQAQVWMTGTDEELFKEIRDKAQFFDVSDGTVTKK encoded by the coding sequence GTGAGTGTAGTAGCCGATACGCCGCTAATAACCGACAATATACAAGCTCAGGCATTTTACGCCTCAAGCATTAAACTTGGCAATTATAGGAATTACAAAGACTTATCTTTAAAACTTGGTGCGTCTCCCGTTGTGCTGACAGGTGCTAACGGCTCCGGTAAGACAAATATTTTAGAGGCTATATCGCTATTATCTCCGGGTAAGGGATTCCGTAAAATAAAATTAAACGATGCCGATATGATTCAGGGCGGTAAGACTGTTTTGCCATGGTCTATATCTGCCGTTGTTAATAAGGGTTTTGAGGAATTTCAAATAGGAACGGGCAGGGAGCTTGTTACAGATAGCAAGCGTATAGTAAAAATTGACGGCGATATAGTAAAAAATCAGGCGGAATTAACTAGTATATTCAGTGTAATGTGGCTGACACCGCAAATGGACGGGCTATTTATAGGCAGTTCATCTGACAGGCGTAAGTTTTTAGATAGGTTGGTTTACAATTTTGACCCCGAACATGCCTCACGTATATATTCATATGAATATACTATGCGTGAGCGTGCCAAGATAATACAGCAACCTAGTTATGACCCTTCTTGGGTAAGTGTTCTAGAAGAGAAGATGGCACAAAGGGCGGTTTCAATAGCCGCTGCCAGAATAGACACGGTCGAGCATATTCAGGCGGTTATTAATGAGTTTAAAACCGCTTTTCCAAAGGCCGATATAGATGTGCAAGGAGGAGTGGAAAGAATCATGCTTGAAAATTCAGCCCTTCAGGCTGAAGAAATTCTTAAGAAGCAGTTATATGAATCAAGAGCCATGGACTCAAGAACGGGCAGGACAAGTGTAGGCACGCACAGAAGTGATTTCATAGCTTTTCATAATGAAAAATGTATGCCTGCGGCTTCCTGTTCTACAGGTGAGCAAAAAGCCCTTCTGCTATCTATAATACTTGCGGAAGCAAGGGCTAAGGCGTTGTGGAAAGGGAGTGTTCCGGTTCTTCTGTTAGATGAGGTGGTAGCACATCTTGATGAAAAACGCAGGGCTTCGTTATTTGAAGAGATATTTTCAATGCAGGCACAGGTTTGGATGACCGGTACGGACGAAGAGCTTTTTAAGGAAATAAGGGATAAGGCACAGTTTTTTGATGTAAGTGATGGAACAGTAACAAAAAAATGA
- a CDS encoding DNA polymerase III subunit beta: protein MGFTIDRSQLLKALGHVQSVVERRNTIAILSNVKIEAFGGQISLTATDMDIAVTEKLEADISEEGALTVSAHTLYEIVRKLPDGAQVSIKGDASDTGHIEIASGSCNFSLACIPVTDFPVMSRGDMPYEFTLTAAELTALIDKPRFAISTEETRYYLNGIYIHSTDKMLCAVATDGHRLAKIEIEAPEGASEIPGVIIPRKTVVELKKLLDEAEDDIEVSLSDTKICFVCGKAVLLSKLIDGTFPDYNKVIPQSNDKSLVIDSNALSVAVDRVSTISSDKTKAVKLTVSAGKIVLSATNDDNGAATEELEANYNSDSVEVGFNSRYILDMMGVIEGDEVEFVFADGSAPVLVKDSADSSSLYVIMPMRI from the coding sequence TTGGGCTTTACGATTGACAGATCGCAGCTTTTAAAGGCTTTGGGACACGTGCAGTCGGTTGTGGAGAGGCGGAATACGATAGCGATATTGTCGAATGTGAAAATAGAGGCTTTCGGCGGACAAATAAGCCTGACAGCCACAGATATGGATATTGCCGTAACGGAGAAGTTAGAAGCCGATATATCTGAAGAAGGGGCTTTGACTGTATCTGCCCATACTTTATATGAGATAGTAAGGAAATTGCCTGACGGAGCACAGGTTTCCATAAAAGGCGATGCATCGGATACCGGTCATATCGAAATAGCGTCAGGCTCTTGTAATTTCTCGCTTGCCTGTATTCCTGTTACTGATTTTCCTGTAATGAGCAGGGGTGATATGCCGTATGAGTTCACTTTGACGGCTGCCGAGCTAACAGCACTGATAGACAAGCCTAGATTTGCTATTTCTACAGAAGAAACAAGGTATTACCTTAACGGTATATATATTCATTCAACCGATAAAATGTTATGTGCGGTTGCAACTGACGGACACAGGCTTGCCAAGATTGAAATAGAAGCCCCTGAGGGTGCGTCTGAGATTCCGGGAGTGATAATCCCTAGAAAAACGGTTGTTGAGCTTAAAAAGCTTCTTGATGAGGCTGAAGACGATATCGAAGTATCTTTATCCGATACGAAAATATGTTTTGTATGCGGAAAAGCCGTTTTATTATCAAAGCTTATAGACGGAACTTTCCCCGATTATAACAAGGTTATACCTCAATCCAACGATAAAAGCCTTGTAATAGATTCAAACGCACTTTCTGTTGCCGTTGACAGGGTTTCTACCATATCGTCAGATAAAACAAAGGCGGTAAAACTTACGGTGTCTGCGGGTAAGATTGTACTTTCGGCTACTAATGATGATAATGGTGCGGCAACCGAGGAACTTGAGGCAAATTATAATTCCGATAGTGTTGAGGTGGGCTTTAACTCCAGATACATACTGGATATGATGGGCGTTATCGAAGGTGATGAAGTGGAATTTGTATTTGCTGACGGTTCAGCCCCTGTTTTGGTAAAGGATAGTGCCGATAGCTCTTCGCTATATGTTATAATGCCGATGCGTATATAA
- a CDS encoding cyclohexadienyl dehydrogenase (dual function enzyme catalyzes the formation of 4-hydroxyphenylpyruvate from prephenate and the formation of tyrosine from arogenate) has protein sequence MPLFNNITVIGLGLIGSSIAQAAKKYHAAKTITAFDLNEESINKALELGIIDNGYNNLSDSVKDSQMVIICTPISTYDAIINEIAPKLDKDTIITDVGSVKKSVIDIISPKLKYPENFVPAHPIAGSEKSGLLAGNADLFLDKEFIITPAEKSSSSSITKVDRFWQTLGSNIEIIPPEEHDEIYAKSSHIPHLAAFCYARYIMKNQNISLAKLVENEGDEFAAFVRLAFSNPQMWTDIFLYNKEPIIKNTEKYLLDPSNIIKNNDEIKVLYERIENAANIRANFQKKGHFTKALNKNDISTGIIPLLISCLLIESVEGHPKVGGGFLGMTQVILNPNDAIKQTIQIQIDDYNDKYNQLLCEYEKLLNYIRNADKKNIYSYLSEIK, from the coding sequence ATGCCGTTATTTAATAATATAACCGTTATCGGATTAGGACTTATCGGTAGCTCCATAGCACAGGCTGCAAAAAAATACCATGCGGCAAAAACTATTACGGCATTTGACCTGAACGAAGAATCTATAAACAAAGCACTTGAGTTAGGCATTATTGACAACGGGTATAACAACCTTAGCGATTCTGTTAAAGATAGTCAGATGGTTATAATCTGCACCCCTATTAGCACTTATGACGCAATTATAAATGAAATAGCTCCCAAACTTGATAAAGATACGATAATCACAGATGTAGGCTCTGTAAAAAAATCAGTAATAGATATTATTTCCCCTAAATTAAAATATCCTGAAAATTTTGTTCCCGCCCACCCCATTGCCGGCTCTGAAAAATCCGGTTTACTTGCAGGTAATGCAGACCTTTTCTTAGATAAAGAGTTCATAATAACTCCGGCAGAAAAAAGCTCTTCATCATCAATAACAAAAGTTGATAGATTCTGGCAAACCCTCGGCAGTAATATAGAAATAATACCACCTGAAGAACACGACGAAATATACGCAAAATCATCACACATACCCCACTTAGCCGCTTTTTGCTATGCCCGATACATAATGAAAAATCAGAATATTTCACTTGCAAAGTTAGTTGAAAACGAAGGGGACGAGTTTGCAGCTTTTGTAAGATTAGCGTTTTCTAACCCGCAAATGTGGACGGATATATTTTTATATAACAAAGAACCTATAATTAAAAACACTGAAAAATACCTTCTTGACCCTTCAAATATTATTAAAAATAACGATGAAATCAAGGTGTTATATGAAAGAATAGAAAACGCCGCAAACATAAGGGCAAATTTTCAAAAAAAAGGACACTTTACAAAAGCTCTTAACAAAAACGACATTTCAACAGGGATTATCCCGTTATTAATATCATGCCTGCTAATCGAATCAGTAGAAGGACACCCAAAGGTTGGCGGTGGCTTCTTAGGAATGACACAAGTAATACTTAACCCGAATGATGCAATAAAACAAACTATACAAATTCAAATTGACGACTATAACGATAAATACAATCAATTATTATGTGAATATGAAAAACTTCTAAACTATATAAGAAACGCCGATAAAAAAAATATTTATTCCTATTTATCTGAAATAAAATAA
- a CDS encoding penicillin-insensitive murein endopeptidase → MPLKNLFLLVIVLTIVSCGSKENNTPEYSEADIKQYQWEKAKMPTSKEPKVYGGYTGGCIDGALRLPEFGTGYIAANAKNNRLYGHPDLIQVIEDLAKEMNGKYNTTLLIGDLSQARGGPAPLDTSAHRSHQTGLDVDIWYRNLSKEKIEEDDIYPHTVLSFFKDKLNKKYWGDSQIKMLEYAAKNDDVERILVNPVVKKAMCEKFGNEPWIHKLRPWWGHDKHFHLRLKCPKNDSTCSKQDPVPDENSCSEPLNWWFSDEANNMGKSNKSTKRQYPNLPQQCEKVWVWKPIGTIKLQP, encoded by the coding sequence ATGCCTCTTAAAAACCTGTTTTTATTAGTTATAGTGCTAACAATCGTATCATGTGGCAGCAAAGAAAATAACACCCCTGAATATTCAGAAGCAGATATAAAACAATATCAATGGGAAAAAGCCAAAATGCCCACCTCAAAAGAGCCTAAAGTATATGGAGGATATACAGGCGGCTGTATAGACGGTGCGTTAAGGCTGCCTGAATTTGGCACCGGTTATATTGCTGCAAATGCTAAAAATAACCGTTTATACGGACACCCCGATCTCATACAGGTTATAGAAGACCTCGCCAAAGAAATGAACGGCAAATATAACACAACCCTTCTTATAGGAGATTTGAGTCAGGCACGCGGAGGGCCTGCACCACTCGACACATCTGCTCACAGAAGCCATCAAACCGGTCTTGACGTAGACATATGGTACAGAAATTTAAGCAAAGAAAAAATCGAAGAGGACGATATTTACCCTCATACGGTATTGTCTTTTTTTAAAGATAAGTTAAACAAAAAATACTGGGGGGATTCACAAATAAAAATGCTTGAATATGCCGCAAAGAACGATGATGTGGAAAGGATACTGGTAAACCCCGTTGTAAAAAAAGCAATGTGTGAAAAGTTCGGTAATGAACCATGGATTCACAAGCTACGCCCTTGGTGGGGACATGATAAACATTTCCATTTAAGACTAAAATGCCCGAAAAATGATTCTACATGCAGCAAGCAAGACCCCGTACCCGATGAAAATAGCTGTTCAGAGCCACTTAACTGGTGGTTTTCAGACGAAGCCAATAATATGGGTAAAAGCAACAAATCCACAAAAAGGCAATACCCGAACCTTCCACAACAATGTGAGAAGGTTTGGGTATGGAAACCTATCGGAACAATTAAGCTGCAACCTTAG
- the leuB gene encoding 3-isopropylmalate dehydrogenase, with protein MTKKILILPGDGIGTEVTEQAVRIIKWLNENKKTSFEIDYALIGGAAYDETGSPLPKETLDKAKASDAILMGAVGGPKWEPLDISVRPEKGLLGIRKELGLFANLRPAIVFDELADASTLKREVVAGLDIMIVRELTGGIYFGQPRGVEDLGNGQKKGFNTLVYTTMEIQRIARVAFELAKKRNGRVCSVDKANVLESTEFWRQEVHKIHESEYPELELSDMYVDNAAMQLVRNPKQFDVMVTTNMFGDILSDCAAMLTGSLGMLPSASLGEPNTPGLYEPVHGSAPDIAGQNKANPIATILSLSMLLRYSFDMAAEADLVENAIKKVLADGYRTGDIMQEGAKQVGTSQMGDAIISALEHVAAKVAA; from the coding sequence ATGACTAAAAAAATACTAATATTACCTGGTGACGGCATCGGTACAGAAGTAACCGAACAGGCAGTTCGCATAATAAAATGGTTAAATGAGAATAAAAAAACCTCATTCGAAATTGATTATGCACTAATCGGTGGTGCTGCCTATGATGAAACCGGCTCGCCTTTGCCAAAAGAAACTCTTGATAAGGCAAAAGCTTCCGATGCAATATTAATGGGAGCTGTAGGCGGTCCTAAGTGGGAGCCTCTGGATATTTCGGTGCGTCCTGAAAAAGGGTTGCTCGGTATCCGTAAGGAGTTGGGATTATTTGCTAATCTTCGCCCTGCGATAGTGTTTGATGAGTTGGCAGATGCTTCAACTTTGAAAAGGGAAGTTGTGGCAGGACTTGATATTATGATAGTGCGTGAGCTTACGGGCGGTATATATTTTGGTCAGCCGCGTGGTGTTGAGGATTTAGGCAACGGGCAGAAAAAAGGTTTTAACACTCTTGTTTACACCACTATGGAAATTCAAAGAATTGCTAGAGTGGCGTTTGAGCTGGCGAAGAAGCGTAACGGACGGGTTTGCTCTGTTGATAAGGCGAATGTATTAGAGTCTACCGAATTTTGGCGACAAGAAGTGCATAAGATACATGAGTCTGAATATCCTGAATTGGAACTTTCCGATATGTACGTGGATAATGCGGCTATGCAGCTTGTACGCAACCCGAAGCAGTTCGATGTTATGGTAACTACGAATATGTTCGGCGATATTTTATCAGACTGTGCCGCAATGCTCACAGGCTCACTAGGCATGTTGCCTTCTGCATCTTTGGGCGAGCCGAATACTCCGGGATTATATGAGCCTGTTCACGGTTCTGCACCTGATATTGCAGGTCAGAATAAAGCTAACCCGATTGCTACTATATTGAGCCTGTCAATGTTACTGCGTTATAGTTTTGATATGGCTGCGGAGGCGGATTTGGTAGAAAATGCCATTAAGAAGGTGCTTGCCGACGGTTATCGTACCGGTGATATCATGCAAGAAGGTGCTAAACAGGTAGGTACATCACAAATGGGTGATGCTATAATTTCCGCTCTTGAGCATGTTGCCGCTAAGGTTGCAGCTTAA
- the leuD gene encoding 3-isopropylmalate dehydratase small subunit, which yields MEKFTKITAVAAPLPIRNVDTDMIIPKQFLKTVKRTGLGANLFDEMRFTKEGKEIDSFVLNQPAYRKAGILVSLDNFGCGSSREHAPWALLDFGIRVIIAPSFADIFYNNCFKNGILPIKLPKFDVDKVMDDAKRGANATVTVDLESQEIKGPDGGVIKFEIDPFRKKCLLEGLDDIGLTLEKKDKISAFESKNKVEQNWLYG from the coding sequence ATGGAAAAATTTACAAAAATAACTGCGGTGGCAGCACCGCTTCCTATACGTAATGTAGATACGGATATGATAATACCGAAGCAGTTTTTAAAAACTGTGAAGCGTACCGGACTTGGTGCAAATCTGTTTGACGAGATGCGTTTTACTAAGGAAGGTAAGGAAATTGATAGCTTTGTCCTAAACCAGCCTGCTTATAGAAAAGCCGGAATATTGGTGTCGCTGGATAATTTTGGCTGCGGTTCTTCACGTGAGCATGCTCCTTGGGCATTGCTTGACTTTGGTATCAGGGTTATTATCGCCCCAAGCTTTGCCGATATATTTTATAATAACTGCTTCAAAAACGGTATATTGCCGATAAAACTTCCCAAGTTCGATGTAGATAAGGTTATGGACGATGCCAAAAGGGGGGCTAACGCAACTGTGACGGTTGATTTGGAGTCGCAGGAAATTAAAGGCCCTGATGGCGGCGTAATTAAGTTTGAGATCGATCCTTTCCGCAAAAAATGCCTGTTAGAAGGTCTGGACGATATCGGTCTTACGCTTGAAAAGAAGGATAAAATTTCAGCCTTTGAAAGTAAAAATAAAGTAGAGCAGAACTGGTTGTACGGATAG
- the leuC gene encoding 3-isopropylmalate dehydratase large subunit: MAKTLYDKIVQNHLVDEQNDGTCLLYIDHQLIHEVTSPQAFEGLRMAGRKVRRPEAHLAVADHNVPTTSDRLQGIKDETSRIQVQTLEDNCKEFGIQYFPMSDLRQGVVHIVGPEEGFTQPGMTIVCGDSHTSTHGAFGALAFGIGTSEVEHVLATQTLIQKRAKNMRITVNGDLPDGVTAKDIVLAIIGKIGTAGGTGFVIEYAGKAIRDLSIEGRMTVCNMSIEAGARAGLIAPDEKTFEYLKGRPMCPQGADWDKAVEQWRQLNSDENAVFDEEITLDASELVPQVTWGTSPEDVLPITGFVPSPDDAENEERANAIQRALDYMGLKAGTPLNEIQVDKIFIGSCTNGRIEDFRAAAKIAKGRKIADNIKLAMVVPGSGLVKKQAEEEGLDKIFLDAGFEWREAGCSMCLAMNADKLEEGERCASTSNRNFEGRQGRGGRTHLVSPAMAVAAAVTGKLTDVRELKELSDSEKAYG, translated from the coding sequence ATGGCTAAAACTTTATACGATAAAATAGTTCAGAATCATTTGGTTGATGAACAAAATGACGGTACTTGTCTGTTATATATCGACCATCAGTTGATTCATGAAGTTACCAGCCCGCAGGCTTTTGAGGGTTTGCGTATGGCAGGGCGTAAAGTTCGCCGTCCTGAGGCACATTTAGCCGTTGCGGATCATAACGTGCCGACTACATCTGACCGTTTGCAGGGTATAAAAGATGAAACCTCCCGTATTCAGGTTCAGACTTTGGAAGATAACTGTAAAGAGTTCGGCATACAATATTTCCCGATGAGTGATTTGCGTCAGGGTGTTGTGCATATAGTCGGTCCGGAGGAAGGATTTACACAACCCGGCATGACCATTGTTTGCGGTGATAGCCACACATCAACTCACGGTGCTTTCGGAGCGTTGGCTTTTGGAATCGGCACAAGTGAAGTGGAACATGTTTTAGCAACCCAGACATTGATACAAAAACGTGCTAAAAATATGCGTATTACCGTAAATGGCGATTTGCCAGACGGTGTAACCGCTAAGGATATCGTCCTTGCCATAATCGGTAAGATAGGCACGGCAGGCGGTACGGGCTTTGTTATTGAGTATGCAGGAAAAGCTATACGTGACCTTTCTATTGAGGGGCGTATGACCGTTTGTAATATGTCGATTGAAGCCGGTGCAAGAGCAGGTTTGATTGCACCTGATGAGAAGACGTTCGAGTATTTGAAAGGTCGCCCTATGTGTCCGCAAGGTGCTGACTGGGATAAGGCGGTTGAACAATGGAGGCAGTTAAATTCTGATGAAAATGCTGTTTTCGATGAGGAGATTACATTGGACGCTTCGGAATTAGTTCCGCAAGTTACGTGGGGGACTAGCCCTGAGGACGTGCTTCCTATAACGGGATTCGTACCTTCCCCTGATGATGCTGAAAATGAAGAAAGGGCAAATGCTATTCAGCGTGCGTTGGATTATATGGGTTTGAAAGCTGGAACTCCGTTAAACGAAATTCAGGTTGATAAAATATTTATCGGTTCTTGTACTAACGGAAGGATAGAGGATTTTCGTGCCGCTGCCAAAATAGCCAAAGGGCGTAAGATTGCCGACAATATAAAATTAGCTATGGTAGTTCCCGGTTCGGGACTTGTTAAAAAACAGGCTGAAGAAGAAGGTTTGGATAAAATTTTTCTTGATGCGGGTTTTGAATGGCGTGAGGCGGGTTGTTCTATGTGTTTGGCTATGAATGCCGATAAATTAGAAGAAGGCGAGCGTTGTGCTTCCACCTCTAACCGTAACTTTGAAGGAAGACAGGGAAGGGGAGGGCGTACCCACCTTGTTAGCCCTGCAATGGCTGTCGCTGCCGCTGTTACGGGTAAATTAACCGATGTCAGGGAGTTGAAGGAATTATCTGATAGTGAGAAAGCATATGGATAA
- a CDS encoding 50S ribosomal protein L19 — translation MTNLVQKFEEKQIAELLGDREIPNFQAGDTLRVKVRIVEGKTDRLQAFEGLCIARKNKGINSSFTVRKISHGEGVERVFPLYSPRVEDIEVVRKGVVRRAKLYYMRELTGKAARIKEKRDFTTKEERKEAKKAEAAKKEAPKAEAKKDKDSK, via the coding sequence ATGACTAACTTAGTACAGAAGTTTGAAGAAAAACAAATTGCAGAACTCCTTGGCGATAGGGAAATCCCTAACTTCCAAGCCGGTGATACATTACGTGTTAAAGTTCGTATCGTTGAGGGTAAGACCGATCGTCTTCAGGCTTTCGAAGGGCTTTGCATAGCCAGAAAAAATAAAGGAATAAATTCTTCATTTACCGTGCGTAAAATAAGCCACGGTGAAGGTGTTGAACGTGTTTTCCCACTGTATTCTCCAAGAGTTGAAGATATTGAAGTTGTGCGTAAAGGTGTTGTACGTCGTGCTAAACTATACTATATGCGTGAGCTTACAGGTAAGGCGGCACGTATTAAAGAGAAGCGTGACTTTACTACTAAAGAAGAAAGAAAAGAGGCTAAAAAAGCTGAAGCTGCGAAGAAGGAAGCTCCTAAGGCTGAGGCTAAAAAAGATAAAGATAGTAAGTAA